A stretch of Verrucomicrobiota bacterium DNA encodes these proteins:
- a CDS encoding MFS transporter, which yields MTKFLDMFRSPEGKSYAVTFALVSTLFFLWAFCNGMIDVMDKHFQDLLHLSRSQSAWVQFAHYLGYFLIALPAGWLTEKFGYRKGIIAGLLLVSLGGFWFIPATHIAQFWAFLVGVCLIAMGLTFLETIANPYTTVLGDKQFAATRINLAQSCNGVGWIFGPIVGGMFFYSSKGVEAASQTIYIPYLAVAIFVLIIAAVFMVAPLPELNTEDAYAKEDDAAGHQRSIWSHLHFPGAVAAQFFYVAAQAGIFSFFINYIVSDTPSLPDFLKGCWLIGGENGSTTQASGLSFLTEKGATKLLSAAFILFLSGRLVGAMLMRSVKAHQLLGIFALVNIAMMVLIFLKLSWISVAALFLSFFFMSIMFPTIFALGIWGLGRRAKIASSFIVMAIMGGAIMPKLMGWFSDEYGKVTGWYGRVMQDGGSDKLMSPGFIVPLFCFVVIALYGFNWSRLSGSTGEDVSVKQGGH from the coding sequence ATGACCAAGTTCCTCGACATGTTCCGTTCCCCTGAAGGGAAAAGCTACGCCGTTACCTTCGCCCTCGTTTCGACGCTCTTCTTTCTGTGGGCCTTTTGCAACGGGATGATCGACGTGATGGACAAGCACTTCCAGGACTTGCTCCACCTCTCCCGCTCCCAGTCGGCATGGGTTCAGTTTGCCCATTATCTCGGCTACTTCCTCATCGCGCTTCCCGCAGGTTGGCTGACCGAGAAGTTCGGATACCGCAAGGGGATCATCGCAGGACTTCTGTTGGTTTCCCTCGGAGGATTCTGGTTCATACCGGCCACTCATATTGCCCAGTTCTGGGCCTTCCTTGTTGGCGTCTGCCTTATTGCCATGGGGCTTACCTTTCTGGAGACGATCGCCAACCCGTATACGACCGTTCTGGGAGATAAACAGTTTGCTGCCACACGCATCAATCTGGCCCAGTCATGCAATGGAGTGGGCTGGATCTTCGGCCCGATTGTCGGTGGGATGTTCTTCTATTCTAGCAAGGGTGTGGAGGCGGCTAGTCAGACAATTTATATCCCGTATCTTGCCGTTGCGATCTTTGTCCTGATCATCGCGGCGGTCTTTATGGTGGCTCCGCTCCCCGAACTCAATACCGAGGATGCCTATGCCAAAGAGGATGATGCCGCCGGACATCAGCGTTCGATCTGGTCTCATCTTCATTTTCCCGGCGCGGTCGCGGCACAGTTTTTCTATGTCGCGGCGCAGGCAGGCATTTTCAGCTTCTTCATCAACTACATTGTTTCCGACACGCCTTCGCTTCCCGATTTTCTGAAGGGATGCTGGCTTATCGGAGGCGAGAACGGTTCGACTACCCAGGCCTCGGGACTTTCCTTCCTCACGGAGAAGGGAGCCACAAAGCTTCTTAGTGCTGCCTTTATTCTCTTCCTGTCGGGTCGTCTCGTGGGTGCTATGCTGATGCGCTCCGTGAAAGCTCACCAGCTGCTTGGTATCTTTGCGCTGGTAAACATTGCCATGATGGTTCTGATCTTCCTGAAGCTCTCGTGGATCTCTGTCGCGGCCCTCTTCCTGAGCTTCTTTTTCATGTCGATCATGTTTCCCACGATTTTTGCACTCGGCATCTGGGGTCTTGGCAGGCGTGCCAAGATCGCCTCCTCGTTCATCGTCATGGCGATCATGGGCGGAGCGATCATGCCCAAACTCATGGGCTGGTTCAGCGATGAATACGGTAAGGTGACCGGCTGGTATGGTCGCGTCATGCAGGACGGTGGATCCGACAAGCTGATGTCCCCGGGCTTCATCGTGCCTCTCTTTTGCTTCGTGGTGATCGCTCTCTACGGCTTCAACTGGTCACGTCTGAGCGGTAGCACCGGTGAGGATGTCTCGGTGAAGCAGGGCGGGCATTGA
- a CDS encoding ATP-binding cassette domain-containing protein: MSIEITSLTKSFGAFPAVNDVSLKIETGEMVAFLGPSGSGKTTLLRLIAGLEFAEKGEIFFEGENVTMKSANERKAGFVFQSYALFNHMTIFENIAFGLRVAPRAKRLTKEKIRERVLSLLETIQLSGLENRFPVQLSGGQRQRIAFARALAVEPKVLLLDEPFGALDAKVRRELRTWLGEFHERTRLTSLFVTHDQEEAFEVADRVVIFDKGSIQKIGTPEEIRSGVSNAFVRDFLALDI; this comes from the coding sequence ATGAGCATCGAAATCACCTCACTCACCAAGAGCTTCGGAGCCTTTCCCGCAGTTAATGACGTCAGTCTGAAGATAGAGACCGGCGAAATGGTCGCTTTCCTCGGTCCCAGCGGCTCGGGGAAGACAACCCTACTCCGACTCATTGCAGGACTCGAGTTTGCGGAGAAGGGGGAGATCTTCTTCGAGGGGGAGAACGTGACCATGAAGAGCGCCAACGAAAGGAAGGCCGGATTTGTCTTCCAGAGCTACGCCCTCTTCAACCACATGACCATTTTCGAGAATATCGCTTTCGGACTGCGCGTTGCTCCGCGGGCCAAACGCCTTACTAAAGAAAAGATCCGCGAACGCGTCCTCTCCCTGCTGGAGACGATCCAGCTCTCGGGTCTGGAGAACCGCTTTCCTGTGCAACTCTCGGGAGGACAACGCCAGCGCATAGCCTTCGCGCGGGCCCTGGCTGTGGAGCCCAAGGTTCTCTTACTGGATGAACCTTTCGGGGCGCTTGATGCCAAGGTCCGTCGGGAACTCCGCACCTGGCTTGGCGAGTTCCACGAACGAACCCGGCTAACCAGCCTCTTTGTAACCCACGATCAGGAAGAAGCCTTCGAAGTGGCTGACCGCGTCGTGATCTTTGACAAGGGCAGCATCCAAAAAATAGGCACGCCAGAGGAAATCCGTTCAGGCGTATCCAACGCTTTCGTCCGCGATTTCCTCGCTCTCGATATCTGA